AGATTCCTCAAAGTAGAGGTGTAAATCATAAAGTTGCGTCGTCTTGCTGCCACTCGCTCATTCAAAACACGTAACTGACCGCGGCCAATGCCAGCCGAAACGTTACTCAGGCGGTAATTGTAGCCAATTTCTGAGTGTTGATAATGGGGAGCAGGATCGCGTGCTTGGGTTGCTAAAAAACGGGCTTTATTTACCAGTTGTTCGTTGTTGGAAACTAACATCCCACCGCCAGAGGTGGTAATAATTTTATTACCGTTGAAGGAGTAAATGCCAATGTTGCCAAAGGTTCCTGAAGAACGTCCTTTATAGGTGGCTCCTAAAGATTCGGCTGCATCTTCAATTAAAGGGATTCCATAGCGATCGCAAGCTTTTAAAATCGGATCAATATCTGCACTTTGACCATATAAATGGACAACCACAACCGCTTTAGGTAATTTGCCAATACGGGCGCGGTATTCTAGGGCTTCTTGCAACAAGTCAGGATTCATGTTCCAAGAAATGCGATCACTATCAATAAATACTGGTTTTGCGCCTAAATAGGTAATAGGGTTAGCAGTAGCTACAAACGTCAACGTAGAGCAGAAAACCTCATCTCCAGACTTAACGCCCACTAGCTGTAAAGCCAAATGCAGAGATGCTGTACCAGAACTCAAAGCAGCAGCATAACC
This region of Nostoc sp. UHCC 0302 genomic DNA includes:
- a CDS encoding DegT/DnrJ/EryC1/StrS family aminotransferase, which produces MNKPILLSTPHISDRELEFVHEAFDTNWIAPVGPHVDAFEQEFCQLTGAGYAAALSSGTASLHLALQLVGVKSGDEVFCSTLTFVATANPITYLGAKPVFIDSDRISWNMNPDLLQEALEYRARIGKLPKAVVVVHLYGQSADIDPILKACDRYGIPLIEDAAESLGATYKGRSSGTFGNIGIYSFNGNKIITTSGGGMLVSNNEQLVNKARFLATQARDPAPHYQHSEIGYNYRLSNVSAGIGRGQLRVLNERVAARRRNFMIYTSTLRNLPGIEFMPEADYGSATHWLTSLTINPKAFGADREQVRLALAAQQIESRPVWKPLHLQPVFAECECIGGAVAEDLFTHGLCLPSGSNLTDADLERVINGITAVHDGSEKKEQVLIF